A stretch of Chiloscyllium punctatum isolate Juve2018m chromosome 6, sChiPun1.3, whole genome shotgun sequence DNA encodes these proteins:
- the LOC140478653 gene encoding uncharacterized protein, which yields MQNETALNTTSHATPELPTETIAAQTTAMSTPESTTPTIEITSSSTATSATTLTTASSTTTPTTTTSPTTPTTTTSPTTTTTTTSPTTPTTTTSPTTTTTTTSPITTRTTTSPTTTRTTTSVPGNLCKPDSCQNGGTCIEATYNYVCICPQDWTGINCAEKAVCNQSIHILPNINLTFHHILLGSTGFSIQVCGSSPNDGSPLATRQCVLNNGNLSLTEPVLFDCSKSLQSILDDLTTLNITTAASATLVLTSKPQSLTVKDVTTTTHILSKIMQDPTQLKQEIAT from the exons ATGCAGAATGAGACAGCACTAAATACAACAAGCCATGCAACTCCCGAACTACCAACAG AAACAATAGCGGCACAAACTACAGCAATGTCAACTCCAGAGTCAACAACGCCAACAATAGAAATCACCTCAAGTTCAACTGCAACCTCAGCAACCACCTTGACAACTGCATCCTCAACGACCACCCCCACAACTACAACCTCACCAACCACCCCCACAACTACAACCTCACCAACCACCACCACAACTACGACCTCGCCAACCACCCCCACAACTACAACCTCACCAACCACCACCACAACTACAACCTCACCAATCACCACCAGAACTACAACTTCACCAACCACCACCAGAACTACAACCTCAGTTCCAGGAAATCTGTGTAAGCCTGATTCTTGTCAAAACGGTGGGACATGCATTGAGGCGACATATAATTATGTTTGCATTTGCCCTCAAGATTGGACAGGAATAAATTGTGCTGAAA AGGCAGTCTGCAATCAATCTATACATATTCTTCCTAACATTAATCTGACATTTCACCACATTCTGTTGGGATCCACTGGATTTTCAATACAGGTCTGTGGGTCTtcgccaaatg ATGGATCACCTCTTGCAACGCGACAATGTGTGTTAAATAATGGAAACTTGAGTCTGACTGAACCTGTCCTCTTTGATTGTTCTAAGAGTCTGCAGAGCATCTTG GATGATTTGACTACCTTAAACATCACAACTGCTGCATCTGCCACTCTGGTGCTGACGTCTAAACCACAAAGCTTAACTGTGAAAGATGTTACAACAACTACACATATTCTCAGTAAAATAATGCAGGATCCTACACAGTTAAAACAAGAG ATTGCCACCTGA